A genomic region of Noviherbaspirillum sp. L7-7A contains the following coding sequences:
- a CDS encoding M20/M25/M40 family metallo-hydrolase, giving the protein MSFESSSSTSGKLSLATAGSAAVTLDVQGRASHAGVAPEKGVNALYEMAHQIMQMRRLSDPQTGVKLNWTLGRAGSTRNVIPDTAQAQADVRVLRVADYDDIERRVREISAHKLLPESTVHVGFERRHPPLEASAASRALAAHAQQAYREIGRELVLEKVAEGGGTDAAYAAQGNSRAVVERFGLRGHGAHTKDDEYILVESIVPRLYLATGMVMDVATGRAGL; this is encoded by the coding sequence ATGTCCTTCGAGTCTTCCAGCAGCACATCGGGCAAACTGTCGCTGGCCACGGCAGGCAGCGCCGCGGTGACTCTGGACGTACAGGGACGCGCGTCGCATGCCGGCGTGGCGCCGGAAAAGGGCGTCAATGCGCTGTATGAAATGGCGCACCAGATCATGCAGATGCGCAGGCTATCGGACCCACAGACCGGCGTGAAGCTGAACTGGACGCTGGGCAGGGCCGGCAGCACCCGCAATGTCATTCCCGATACGGCACAGGCGCAGGCCGATGTGCGGGTGCTGCGCGTGGCTGACTATGACGACATCGAGCGCCGGGTGCGGGAAATCAGCGCGCATAAACTCCTGCCCGAATCCACCGTCCATGTCGGCTTCGAGCGTCGCCACCCGCCGCTGGAAGCATCGGCCGCTTCGCGGGCGCTGGCGGCGCATGCGCAGCAGGCGTACCGCGAGATCGGCCGCGAACTGGTGCTGGAGAAGGTTGCCGAAGGCGGCGGCACCGACGCAGCCTACGCGGCCCAGGGCAACAGCCGGGCAGTGGTCGAGCGTTTCGGCCTGCGCGGCCACGGCGCGCATACGAAGGATGACGAGTACATTCTGGTCGAGAGCATCGTACCGCGCCTTTACCTGGCTACAGGGATGGTGATGGACGTGGCCACAGGCAGGGCGGGGTTATAG
- a CDS encoding glutamate carboxypeptidase, with translation MTTSIKLRILPLIVSAALGAAAFAAQAQPLEPVLAQAKQHKAPLLETLKELCNIESGSRDLEGLDKVANLIAGRLKALGGEVQLVDVSNDIYRMQDTPEKVGRVVRATFKGRGTKNIMMLAHMDTVYLKGMLEKQPFRVEGDKAYGLAIADDKQGIATIIHTVAMLKELKFDDYGTLTVLINADEEISSPGSRKLIAKLGAEHDVTMSFEASRSNSDKLSLATAGIGSVTLDVQGRASHAGSAPEKGVNALYEMAHQVTQMSKFSNAETGVKMNWTLAKAGTNRNVIPDQAQAEADVRVLRAADYDNIERQVQERSAQKLLPESKVTAVFERRRPPLEASAASRALASHAQAVYREIGRELVVDPVAEGGGTDAAFAAQGNSKAVVERFGLQGFGAHTKDAEYILVDSIEPRLYLAARMVMDVAAGKVK, from the coding sequence ATGACAACCTCCATCAAGCTCCGCATTCTTCCTCTTATTGTATCGGCCGCCCTGGGCGCGGCTGCGTTCGCAGCGCAGGCCCAGCCGCTCGAGCCGGTGCTGGCGCAGGCAAAGCAGCACAAGGCGCCGCTGCTCGAGACCCTGAAGGAACTGTGCAATATCGAATCCGGCAGCCGCGACCTCGAAGGACTGGACAAGGTCGCCAACCTGATCGCCGGCCGCCTCAAGGCGCTGGGCGGCGAGGTGCAGCTGGTCGACGTCAGCAACGACATCTACCGCATGCAGGACACGCCGGAGAAGGTGGGCCGCGTGGTGCGCGCCACCTTCAAGGGCCGCGGCACGAAGAACATCATGATGCTGGCGCACATGGATACGGTCTACCTGAAGGGCATGCTGGAGAAGCAGCCGTTCCGCGTCGAGGGCGACAAGGCGTATGGCCTGGCGATCGCCGACGACAAGCAGGGCATCGCCACCATCATCCACACGGTTGCCATGCTGAAGGAACTGAAGTTTGACGACTACGGCACCCTGACGGTGCTGATCAATGCCGACGAGGAGATCAGCTCGCCCGGCTCGCGCAAGCTCATCGCCAAACTGGGCGCGGAACATGACGTGACGATGTCCTTCGAGGCCTCGCGCAGCAACTCGGACAAGCTGTCGCTGGCTACTGCCGGCATCGGCTCGGTCACGCTCGATGTGCAGGGACGCGCCTCTCATGCCGGCTCGGCGCCGGAGAAGGGCGTCAATGCGCTGTATGAAATGGCGCACCAGGTCACGCAGATGAGCAAGTTCTCCAATGCCGAGACCGGCGTGAAGATGAACTGGACGCTGGCCAAGGCCGGCACCAACCGCAACGTGATTCCCGACCAGGCGCAGGCCGAGGCCGACGTGCGCGTGCTGCGCGCGGCAGACTACGACAACATCGAGCGCCAGGTGCAGGAACGCAGCGCGCAGAAGCTGCTGCCCGAGTCCAAGGTCACGGCCGTGTTCGAGCGCCGCCGTCCGCCGCTGGAGGCGTCAGCCGCGTCCAGGGCGCTGGCCTCCCATGCCCAGGCGGTCTACCGCGAGATCGGCCGCGAGCTGGTGGTGGACCCGGTGGCCGAAGGCGGCGGCACCGATGCGGCCTTCGCCGCGCAGGGCAACAGCAAGGCGGTGGTGGAGCGCTTCGGCCTGCAGGGCTTTGGCGCGCATACCAAGGATGCCGAATACATCCTGGTCGACAGCA